The following nucleotide sequence is from Nitrospira sp..
ATTCAACCGGCAACCGTCCGCGGCGACGAACTCCGCCTGCGGGAACTCATTCTGAACATCGTCGATAATGCCGTGAAATACTCCTACCCGCAGGGCACGGTGGATATCGATCTGCTGGTGGAAGGCCGCACCGCGCGCCTTTCAGTGCGAGATCACGGAATCGGCATCCCCCAGGACGCGCACAAACAAATTTTTGACCGGTTCTTCCGCACCGACGACGCGCGCGCCCACACGAAAAAGGGGACCGGGCTCGGCCTCGCCATCTGCGCCTGGATTGCCGAGGCACACCACGGGCACATCGAGGTCCAGAGCGAAGTCGGCAAAGGATCGACCTTCACCATCGTGCTGCCCCTCGCTCCTCCGACAGCTTAACGACTTCTAATCCCTCGTTAATTGGTTTCTCATCCACGGTTGCTACCTTCCAGAGTGTCTGCTGCGGGATCTCTCCCGAGCACACCAATCACCGACTTCAGGAGGAGGAGCCCCATGAAACGACCTACGCAGTCCGTCAGTGCCATTGCCGGCATCGCCGCCCTGGGCGCTGCCTTATTATGGAGTTATCTCCCGCTGACCACTTCACACGCCTCAAATCCGTCACCAGCGGCTGAGGAGCGCCCGGCGACGATGACGGGAATCTTGCCCGCAGCCGGATTTGCAGATGTCGCCAAGACGGTCACACCGGCCGTCGTGAACATCACCACGAGCGGCGCAGAAGAAGTGGCTGATTCCACACGCCCGCGCGGCCGGATGGAAGACTTTTTCGGATCGCCGTTCGGCCCGCGCCGGTTCGGGCCGCCGATGGAGCCCCGGGAACGCCGTGGCGGCGGGCAGGGATCGGGCGTGATCGTCACCCCCGACGGATATGTACTGACGAACAACCACGTGATCGCCGGAGCGAAGACCGTCACCGTCACGCTTCCGGACAAGCGGGAATTCAAAGGGCGCATCGTCGGCAGTGACCCCAAGAGCGATATTGCCGTGGTCAAGATCGACGGCACTCAGCTTCCGACAGTGACGTGGGGCGACTCCAGCCGCCTCCAGGTCGGTGAATATGTGCTGGCTGTCGGGAACCCGTTTGGTTTGAACTCCACAGTCACCCTGGGCATTGTCAGCGCCCTCGGCCGCGGACACATGGGCATTACGCAGTACGAAGATTTCATTCAGACGGATGCCGCGATCAATCCAGGTAACAGCGGCGGCGCATTGGTGAACACCAGAGGTGAGTTGATCGGCATCAACACCGCGATCTTCTCTCAGACCGGCGGCTACCAGGGCGTCGGCTTCGCCGTCCCCACGGGCATGAGCAAACCGATCTATGAGAGCCTGGTCAAGACGGGGAAGGTCGTACGCGGGTACCTGGGCGTCGGGATACAGGATCTGAATCAGGAGTTAGCCAAGTCGTTCAACGTCAAAGGAAGTAACGGCGCGATCGTCACCGATGTAAAGGAAGAGGGACCTGCAGACAAGGCCGGCCTCAAGCAGGGAGACGTGATCCTGTCCTTTCAGGGAACTCCGATCGAAGATGCCGTCACCCTTCAGCGCGCCGTTACAAGAAGCTCGGTCGGCAGCAAGGCGACAGTCACCGTGATGCGAGAGGGTCGTGAAAAGGACCTGACCGTCACGATCGGTGAACTGCCGGACAACCCGCAGGTCGCTAAGGCGGAGGCCGGTCCGTCGGAACAGCCGCTGGCCGGACTGGCTGTACAGGAGTTGGACCGGGAAACTGCCCAGGAGCTCGGGATCAAAGGCAACATTCACGGCGTCGTCGTCACGACCGTCGATCCAGAGAGCGACGCGGAGCGCGCCGGGTTAATGCCGGGCGACGTGATCCGGGAGATCAACCGCAAACCAGTCACCTCGATGAAAGATTTCGATCGGGCCGCATCGGACCTCAAGAAGGGGCAAACGGTGTTGGTGCTGGTGAATCGGAGAGGCGCGTCCCTGTACCTCAGCGCCAAGATCTAAGCGCGTCCGGATAGAGCGGGGCAGGTGACTGGTGAGCGCAGGCTTATCGGTAGCCTGCCCCTGATTTCTTGGGCATGAGGAGAGTCGGAGCAGCGGGCGCAGCAGTCGGCGCGTCGGCCCGCCCAACCGGCTGGGCAATCAGATCATAGCCGGCCACATCGGTAACGGTGACCGAAATAAACTCTCCCGGCTTCCCCGCGCTGCGATCACAGAAGACCACCCCGTCAATCTCAGGCGCCAACCCTTCGTGTCTGCATTCCAACAGCCGGTCCGATTCTTCAGAGATCCCATCCACAAGGACTTCCATCGTACGGCCAAGGTAGTCACGGTTCTTGGCTTCTGAAATGGATTCCTGCAGAGCCAGCAGCTCATTGCGGCGTTCTTCCATCACCGCCTGATCGACTTTCCGGTCGAGATCAACGGCCGACGTGCCCTCTTCATCAGAATAAAGAAACACTGCCACACGATCGAATTCCATATCGAGGATGAATTGCTTGAGCTCCTCGAACATGGCATCGGTCTCACCGGGAAACCCGACGATAAACGCCGTTCTGAAAAAGACGCCGGGAATCTTGGTGCGGATGCGTTCGACCAGCTTGGTGACGTGTTTGCGGTCTCCCAACCGGTGCATCCGCTTCAGCATGCCGTCGCTGATATGTTGCAACGGCATGTCGAGATACTTGGTGATATGCGCCTCTCCGGCATAGAGATCCAGCAACTCGTCTGTTACCTGTTGCGGGTACAGATAGAAGGGCCGGATCCAGCGCACATCCTTCACCGTCACCAGTTCCCGAAGCAACGCCGTGAGCCCCTGCTTCAATCCGAGGTCCACCCCGTAATTGATCGTGTCCTGGGAAATCAGATTGAGTTCCTTCACTCCTTCGTGGGCCAGCCGTTTCGCCTCTGCCACAATGGATTCAATCGGACGGCTCCGTTGTTTGCCGCGCATGATCGGGATCGCACAGAACGCACAGTTCCGGTTACAACCCTCAGCAATTTTTAGATAGGCGCTGTGGGGAGTTCCGAGGCGAATGCGTGGAGTCTCGGCATCGTATAAATAAGGCGGTTGTCCGATCCAGAGTCGCTTCTGACGAGCTTTCGGCGCCAGCAAACTGCGACAGATCTCCGCGATGCGCCCGAACTCGCCCGTTCCCACGACGCCGTCCAGCTCAGGCAATTCTTTCAACAGTTCGCCCTGATACCGCTGCGCCAGACACCCGGCGGCGATCAGGACGCGGCAGGATCCGGACTTCTTCAACCGTCCATGTTCGATGATGCTGTTGATCGATTCCTGCTTGGCCTCTTCGATGAAGCCGCAGGTATTGATAATGACGACTTCCGCGACGCGCGCGTCCCCCGTGAGTTGGAAGCCGCCGGCGACCAAGGTGCCGAGCATGACTTCGGAGTCCACCTGGTTCTTTGAACAACCGAGGTTCACAAAACCGATCGTGGGTTTGTCGCGTTTCGCGCGCGATGGGGTAATCAATGACGAGGCCATAACTTGGCAGTCTACGAGAGGCCGGAAAACTCTGTCAAACGAGCTCTCTTGCTATTCCCTCTGCAGCTATCCTAAATTGAGCGCATGATCCGGACATTTCAGGGCATCACCCCGACCATCCCGCAATCCTGCTTTATTGAAGAGACCGCCGTGGTCATCGGCGACGTGGTCATGGGCGAAGAGTGCAGCGCCTGGTTTCATGCCGTCATTCGCGGCGATGTGAACTACATTCGCATCGGGCACCGAACGAACGTGCAGGACCTCTGCATGTTGCATGTCACACACGACACGCATCCGCTCATCATCGGCGACGACGTGACCATCGGGCACCACGTGGTCCTGCATGGCTGCACCATTCAGAACCGCGTGCTGGTCGGAATGGGCGCCATTATCATGGACGGAGCGGTCATCGGGGAAGACTCGGTAGTCGGTGCCGGAGCATTGATCACCGAAGGCACCGTCGTTCCGCCCAAGAGTCTCATCCTGGGCTCACCGGCCAAAGTAAAACGCCCCGTTACCGATCAGGAACTCGCCTGGATCCGAGAGTCGGCGCAAAACTACATCCGCTATTCCCGCCAGTATCTCTTTGGTCCCGACAAACCTCGCCCCGGATTCTGGGTCTAGTACGATCCACGCGCATGGCCGCCTTCGACAGTTCGCTTCTCACCCCAGCCGCATGAGACAAATGGGATCACCCACCGTCGGTGAGGCATACGTGCGCTGGTCGATCCGGTAACGGATACCCCGCCGATGGCACCACTCGGCAACCCATACGGCCTCCTCCACCGTCGTCGTCACCGATCCCGGAATCATCAATCGACTCAAGCACCGATCTACCAATGTGGCAACCGTGCGCTGCTGAGGCAGAAATTTTCGCGCATCGAACGTCACCGGATTCGCACGACCGTAGGACAAGGCCGATAACTCGGGAAACCGCTCGGGATCGTTCAGCACGCTGACGAGCCAGAGATGATCCACTCGGTCTTTCACGGACCCGGCGTCCTGATGACGGAACCGGATCGGGAACCCAACACAGGCGCGATTGAGCACCTGCACTTCCTGCTTGCGTAGATTACAGGCCAGCACATGTCTCCCGAGATCCAGGCTTTCCATCAGAAGGAGCGGAATTTCCGCCACCCCCGCGCCCACATATAAACTGGTGCCGCCCGGCTGAAGCCTCGGCAGGAGCGCCTTCGCCAGCTTCAAACCAAGCCGCTGACAAAGCCCGCGCTTCGCCGCCCAGAATTCATCTCCGCCTTCGTCGCAATAGATCGGACCCAGTCGCCCGTAGTCGAGGCGCGTGAAGATGTCCTTCATCGCCCGCCGAGCGACCGTCCCTACGTTCATCAGTTTACGGGCCATGCTGCTCCATCCCGACCAAACCTGTGGCCGTTCTCCCGGCACCAACGGCCACCGGGCACATACAATTGAGAGTCAACTTATCTCGCCTGTCTCTTGATTAACGAGAATGTGGGAGGCCTGAGATTCGCCGTGACTGGACACGACCGGCCAGCACGGCCCCATGGCAGCGCCGCAGAGCCCTTCCACGACGACTCGCGTCTGCGCATCGTTAAGGCGCCGCGTCAGGAACGACTACGCGACGATCTCTGTGCCGATCCCCTTGTGAGTGAAGATTTCCAACAGAATGGCATGGGGTGTACGACCGTCGATGATGTGCGCCTTTCCCACACCCCCGGCCAATGCATCCAGACAAGCGTGAACTTTCGGCAACATACCCTCGCTGATGGTGCCGCGCTTGACCATCCGCTGCACATCTTTGCGGGAGACCGTCGGCAGGTGGCGGCCATTGGCATCGCGGATGCCCTTCACATCAGTCAACATCACGAGCTTTTCCGCCTTCAAC
It contains:
- the rimO gene encoding 30S ribosomal protein S12 methylthiotransferase RimO; amino-acid sequence: MASSLITPSRAKRDKPTIGFVNLGCSKNQVDSEVMLGTLVAGGFQLTGDARVAEVVIINTCGFIEEAKQESINSIIEHGRLKKSGSCRVLIAAGCLAQRYQGELLKELPELDGVVGTGEFGRIAEICRSLLAPKARQKRLWIGQPPYLYDAETPRIRLGTPHSAYLKIAEGCNRNCAFCAIPIMRGKQRSRPIESIVAEAKRLAHEGVKELNLISQDTINYGVDLGLKQGLTALLRELVTVKDVRWIRPFYLYPQQVTDELLDLYAGEAHITKYLDMPLQHISDGMLKRMHRLGDRKHVTKLVERIRTKIPGVFFRTAFIVGFPGETDAMFEELKQFILDMEFDRVAVFLYSDEEGTSAVDLDRKVDQAVMEERRNELLALQESISEAKNRDYLGRTMEVLVDGISEESDRLLECRHEGLAPEIDGVVFCDRSAGKPGEFISVTVTDVAGYDLIAQPVGRADAPTAAPAAPTLLMPKKSGAGYR
- a CDS encoding DegQ family serine endoprotease, producing MKRPTQSVSAIAGIAALGAALLWSYLPLTTSHASNPSPAAEERPATMTGILPAAGFADVAKTVTPAVVNITTSGAEEVADSTRPRGRMEDFFGSPFGPRRFGPPMEPRERRGGGQGSGVIVTPDGYVLTNNHVIAGAKTVTVTLPDKREFKGRIVGSDPKSDIAVVKIDGTQLPTVTWGDSSRLQVGEYVLAVGNPFGLNSTVTLGIVSALGRGHMGITQYEDFIQTDAAINPGNSGGALVNTRGELIGINTAIFSQTGGYQGVGFAVPTGMSKPIYESLVKTGKVVRGYLGVGIQDLNQELAKSFNVKGSNGAIVTDVKEEGPADKAGLKQGDVILSFQGTPIEDAVTLQRAVTRSSVGSKATVTVMREGREKDLTVTIGELPDNPQVAKAEAGPSEQPLAGLAVQELDRETAQELGIKGNIHGVVVTTVDPESDAERAGLMPGDVIREINRKPVTSMKDFDRAASDLKKGQTVLVLVNRRGASLYLSAKI
- a CDS encoding gamma carbonic anhydrase family protein codes for the protein MIRTFQGITPTIPQSCFIEETAVVIGDVVMGEECSAWFHAVIRGDVNYIRIGHRTNVQDLCMLHVTHDTHPLIIGDDVTIGHHVVLHGCTIQNRVLVGMGAIIMDGAVIGEDSVVGAGALITEGTVVPPKSLILGSPAKVKRPVTDQELAWIRESAQNYIRYSRQYLFGPDKPRPGFWV